The DNA region CGGGCGCGAGCGCGCTGCGGGCCCGGCCGGCGTTGTCGGGGTGCAGGCAGTAGGGGACGTCGAGGTAGCCGGCGGCGAAAGCGCGGACCAGCGCCCGGCCGATGTCGGCGTCGAGGTCCAGCACGGCGCCGACAAGCGCCCGGGCCTCGGCCTCGATGCCGGTGTCCTCGACGTGCGTACCGCCGAGGGCGCGCGGGGCGTGCGGCCGGCGGGCTCGCTCGTCGGCGGCGGCCGCGGCGGCCGTCTCCAGCGCCCGTACGTTCTCCGCCACGGTCGGGATACGGTGCGCCTCGGCGGTGGTCTTGACGATCAGCCGGGCCGCGCCGGCCCGCACCGCCAGCCGGGCCGCGTCCTCCAGGAGCAGCCGGGCCCCGCCGGGTGTGCGCGGGAAGACGCCCATGTAGGCGTAGAGGACGACGTGGTGGTCGACGTCCGGCAGCAGTTCGCCGGCCAGTCGCCCGAGCACGGTGAGCGCCTCCTCGTCCTGCCGCTCGTCGGCCTGCTGGGCGTAACTGAGCGAGATGCCGCGCAGCCCGTGCTGCCGGAAGAACAGCGCCTCCAGCACGCTCACCGCGATCAGCAGGCTCGGCGGACAGAGCTGGCCCATCAGACAGCCGCCGAAGGTCTCCACGTGCGGTCGCGCACCGAACTCCGCCGCCGAGGCGAGGAGTTCGCAGCTGCGCCGCCAGTGGGCGACCGCCTCGCGCAGCGGTGTACGGCTGTAGGGCAGGCAGTACGAGACGGGACCGCCCTCGGTGGCGTCCAGGCCGGCCGCGAGGAGGGCGCGGACGATGTGCTCCGGCATCGCCGAGCCGTGCCGGACCTGCACCGGGAAGCCGGCGTCCGCGACGCCCCGCAGGAGGGCGCGGGTGGTGTCCGCGGAGTGCGTGGCGATCGGGTAGCCGTTGAGGCCCACGCCCCCTTCGAGTGCGCGGCGGGCGGCCGCGAGGTCGCCGGTGCGGGTGTAGCTGTCGAGCGTGAGGGTGCCGACGGTGACGGCGTCCGCGGATCGCGTGGCGATCAGTCCGTCGCGCATCAGCAGCGGGTCGGCCATGCCCATCCTGGGCTGTACGACCAGGTCACCGGCGGCCCGGGCGCGGGCGACGAAGTCGCCGAAGCCGGAGCGCGCGCCGGCTTCGGAGCCGGTCACCGGAGCGCTCCCGAACCGGCGGGCAGGGAACGGGTTCCGGCAGGCAGGGAACGAGTCCCGGACGGCAGGGAACCGATCCCGGCGGGCAGGGAGTCGACGAAGGACCGGAACTCGACGACCGAGCCGCCTTCCTCGAAGACACCGTCGAAGCCCGCCGCCAGCAGCTCCCGCTGCCGGGCGGGGTCGCCGGGGCCGTCGATCCCGAGCTTTCCGCCGATGACGGTCGCCGTGCCGGCCAGCTCGGTACAGGCGCGGAGCGCGGCGATCAGCCGCAGTCCGTCGTGGAAGCCGTGTCCGTTGACGCTGCTCAGCACGATCAGGTCCGGATCGATCCGGCGGCACTCGGCGACGAGCAGCTCGTCCGGTACGCACCCGCCCAGGTTGGTGACCCGGTGACCGAGCTCCTCGAGCAACAGCTGGAGAAAGACCAGGTTCCAGGTGTGCGAGTCCGAGGCCATGGTCGTCACGACGACGTCCAGAACCGCCGGCTCGTCCTTTCCGTGCTGCTCCACGGCATGCTGCTCCACGGCGCGAACCTCTGTGTCGGTAGGTGGTGGGAGACCCGGGGAGTGGCGGCCCTCCGGGTAGGTGGGCGGTCCCTCCCGCAAGCAGAACGCTAGGGAGGGGACGCGCGCCGGACCGGCAGCTCACCCGGCAGGATGCGGGCAGTATCGACCGCGAGGCAGCACGCGATCCCGGCCCTCGGCCCTCGGCCGGAGCTTCAGCTCGCCGTCGCCAGCTGCAGATGGGCGGGCGCGCCGGTCCCGGCGCAGAACCGCCGGAAGAGGTTCAGCACGGTGAAGCGGACGCCGTCGCGGGCCGGGACGCTGCGGATCAGTCCGTTCGCGAGCAGTTCGTGCATCACGGCCAGGCACTCGTGGGGCGGCCGGCCGCTCAGTTCGGCGGCGTCCTCGCCCGACCAGTCCCCCGGTTCGACCGCGAGCCGCTCCAGCAGGTCGCGCTGGCCCAGCGTCAGCCGGTCGAGCGCGGCCCCGAGCGCCGCGCCGACGTCCGCCCTGCCGCCGTACCCGCCCGGCGGCGGCGCCAGATGGAACGGGCCGTCCGCGAGGCGGGCGACGAGCTGGCGCGGTGAGAGCACCGTCGACCAGCCGGCCACGAGCTCCAACGCCGCCGGCAGTCCATCGAGTTGGCGGCAGAGCGCGGCGACGGCGGGTGCCTCGTCGCACCCCAGGCGGTAGCCGGGGCGCAGTCGGCGCAGGTGGGAGAGGAGCAGCCGGACGGCTGCGACCTCGGCCAGGGCCGCCGGATCGTGGTCGAGTTCCGGCCCGGGCGTGGTCAGCGGGGCGAGCGGGATCACCTGGCCGCCGGGCAACGGCTGCGGCACCCTGGCGGTGATCAGCACCCGCAGGCCGGGGCAGCGCAGGAACAGTTCGTCGAGGAGGGCCGCGTCCACACCGGCGTCGGCGCCGTCCAGGACGAGCAGGGTGGGCCGCTCCCCGATCGCTCCGGCGAGGTCCGCGATCGCCCGGGCGAGATCGGCGCGGCGGACGAGTCCGGCGGCGGGGAGCCGGTCGCAGTCGATCCAGCGCACGGACCACCGGGACGCGAGGTGCAGGCGTCTCGCGACCTCCAGGACCAGCCGGGTCTTGCCGACCCCGCCCAGGCCGGCCACCGTGACCAGCCGGTCGCCGTGGACCGCGAGGGCGTCGGCCAGCACCTCGACCTCCAGCTCGCGCCCGACGATCGCGCCGCGGGCGACCGGCGGCGCGGTCGGCTCGTCGCGCGGCTCCTCGGCGAAGACGTGCCGGCGTGCCGCCGCCTCGAAGACGGACCGGTGGGAGCCCTCCAGCCGGAGCGCGTCGGCGAGGAGCCGGACCGTCTCCTGCCGTGGGCGCTGCACCCGCCCGGTCTCCATGTCCCGGATCGCCCGGACGCTCAGGGTCGCGAGATCGGCGAGGACCTGCTGGGTCAGGCCGATCCGCTCGCGCCAGATCCTGAGCAGCTCTCCGAAGCCCGCTGTCGACTGCGACGACCGCACACCGTCCATGCCTCGTCCACCTTCCGTGGGTTGGCCATCAACCGGGGACGGGGGCCCGGGGCGCCGGTGCGGCACGCCCGGGGGCGGCGGCGACCGGTGGTGACCGTCGAGCCGTTTTCCCCCTGACGCCGATGGAACACGGGAGGGCTCTACGGCCGATCAACGCCCGATCACCGCACGTTCACGAATCCTCCACGGACTCCCCCACGCCTCACGCCAGGCCGAGCGAGCGCAGTGCGTGGAGCTGGGTCGATGTCGGCCTGGCGGGCCAGTAGAGGTAGCAGACACCGCCCGTACCGCTTCTGACCTTGCCGTTCGCGTCGTAGCGCTTCGTGCGGAGCCAGATGTTCTCCAAATGGGAGGGCGTCACTTACCACACGGCACCCTCCTGCACAAACATGCAGGTCAGAGGCACGGACCGCGC from Streptomyces fradiae includes:
- a CDS encoding methylaspartate mutase — translated: MTGSEAGARSGFGDFVARARAAGDLVVQPRMGMADPLLMRDGLIATRSADAVTVGTLTLDSYTRTGDLAAARRALEGGVGLNGYPIATHSADTTRALLRGVADAGFPVQVRHGSAMPEHIVRALLAAGLDATEGGPVSYCLPYSRTPLREAVAHWRRSCELLASAAEFGARPHVETFGGCLMGQLCPPSLLIAVSVLEALFFRQHGLRGISLSYAQQADERQDEEALTVLGRLAGELLPDVDHHVVLYAYMGVFPRTPGGARLLLEDAARLAVRAGAARLIVKTTAEAHRIPTVAENVRALETAAAAAADERARRPHAPRALGGTHVEDTGIEAEARALVGAVLDLDADIGRALVRAFAAGYLDVPYCLHPDNAGRARSALAPDGRLHWSSVGSMPIAGLADGGPRPPILGSAGLLSALSHVQRTYDARATERLPSAERQQSAERPPTAVPLPGAAAAVPGAPGPVLAGPVLARPVPAVPPPSAPRTTPVPPPRTTSTPRRELGLTTP
- a CDS encoding cobalamin B12-binding domain-containing protein; translated protein: MEQHAVEQHGKDEPAVLDVVVTTMASDSHTWNLVFLQLLLEELGHRVTNLGGCVPDELLVAECRRIDPDLIVLSSVNGHGFHDGLRLIAALRACTELAGTATVIGGKLGIDGPGDPARQRELLAAGFDGVFEEGGSVVEFRSFVDSLPAGIGSLPSGTRSLPAGTRSLPAGSGALR
- a CDS encoding helix-turn-helix domain-containing protein translates to MDGVRSSQSTAGFGELLRIWRERIGLTQQVLADLATLSVRAIRDMETGRVQRPRQETVRLLADALRLEGSHRSVFEAAARRHVFAEEPRDEPTAPPVARGAIVGRELEVEVLADALAVHGDRLVTVAGLGGVGKTRLVLEVARRLHLASRWSVRWIDCDRLPAAGLVRRADLARAIADLAGAIGERPTLLVLDGADAGVDAALLDELFLRCPGLRVLITARVPQPLPGGQVIPLAPLTTPGPELDHDPAALAEVAAVRLLLSHLRRLRPGYRLGCDEAPAVAALCRQLDGLPAALELVAGWSTVLSPRQLVARLADGPFHLAPPPGGYGGRADVGAALGAALDRLTLGQRDLLERLAVEPGDWSGEDAAELSGRPPHECLAVMHELLANGLIRSVPARDGVRFTVLNLFRRFCAGTGAPAHLQLATAS